The DNA region GAGCTCTGGGGGTAAATTGTTTCCCATCGGAAGGTTTAAATTTAACAGAGAAAGAGCCAATGATAGAAGTGGCAGGATTTGGTTGGTTCCTTGTTGCTGTTTTGGATTTGAAACACAGGGATTTTTCTGTGAATTGCTGAAGACAAATTCACAAATTCACAAATTGCTGAAGAACAACAACCGGCTTCTGCTTAATTGCAGGGTTGATATATGTAAATAAGATACAGTGCATATTTGAGTGATAGCATCCACGCACCTCTGAGCTTCAGACCCTTTCTCAACTTATAATCACCTTATTCATGAGGAATTTCTTCTCTCACCCCTCATTTACtaagtaaagaaaaaacataCTCATGCAGAAGAGATGAGAAAGTCAACACCCAGAAAGTGACTGAAATATGCTTCTTGTCATGGGTCCAAAAACCCATAAAAGGACCTCTTCCATCTTAATCTCCAGTCAGGGATTGACATGTGCTAGCAGGCACACGCAGGCCCACCACGAGCACATGTCCAGCAGAACAAAGCAGGGCAGCCTCGAAGGAAAACTCAAGCCTCTGAAAAACCGGCCTCAAGCCCCTTGAGAGGTCTACCAATAACCACAAGAGCTCTTGTCTGAGCACAGATGCAAGATGAATTTTACACAGTGGTGGAGAGTGTGCACAATTTCTAATAAGATATTGGCAGTTTTGCCCAGAGAGAATATAATCTTTAACATTTGCACTAATTTAGCAATAAACCAGGCATTTATCAAGAAAAAGTCAGTATCCTTTCtatcttttcaaaagaaagaaaagggaaaataaatgtgtttattttagcAACAAAATAAGACAAGACTAACCAGAATGCAGTTTACTGGTAAGACAGACCATCGAATACATCATTTATGTGGAGGGAGGGAGCATGAACGAGTCCAAAATCTTGTACCCTACACAGGCATCCAGCGGGGGTGTTCTCACTAGAGAAGATTTATCAAGGGCACCCCATGAAAGGGCAGGTCCTGATGCAGCTGCCGGAAGAGCATCGCACACCGGTTCCTCTCCTGAGTCTTCCCCAGGGTGTGGTAGAGTCTGGCCTGGAAGTAAACGACGTCTCTGATTTGCTCTTTGCAGTCGACCTTTGCAAAATAGTTCTTGGCTTCGTTGAGGTTCTCAATGGCGGCCTCCAGAGCTGTTGGAAAGTGGGGGAAATACCACACATCTTTAACTCAATGCTTCACATGTAGGTTTCAGAACTTCAtatctatttttattgatttagcATGTACCAGAAACTTTTACATTCTACtctttgagaaaggaaaaaaaaaaacaacctaggTCTTTAGTCCTGCTTTCCAGCCTGGCACCTAGTTCTGCAGGGTTAAAATAACAATTCACTTGCCTTCAACCTTCATGCAAGCACTCAAGGGAAAGGACTTTAAATGCTGCATGAAATTTTCACATGGATTTGTGAACACTCAAACTTTTACCAGTCTTCTGTAACAGAATTTATTGCCTAAAGATCTTTGTATGGTTTCCTACCTTCTGCTTTCTTCAGTGGCTCACAGGAAGCTGCTGAAGCCACCTGGCACTTGGCCACCAAGAACATGGCCCGGCCTTTGTCCAGGACAGCCCCGTCAGCCAAGATGGGCTCGATGGCCATATGGAGAAGACTTAAGGCCTGTTCTGGGATTCCAAGGATGAGCTGAAAAAGAAACATCATGGTgctacacacacccacacccactgcCCACTGCAGGAAGGGCTTCTTTTCTGGCTCTTCTCTCCTGAATTGCAACGTCTGGCTTACTTTCTCTCTAACATGTGCTATCTTTAATGTGTACCACACTCTTAGAGAACAGAATGCGTGACCATCTGATTTCAGACTACAATAGATAAAGGCGGGAGTAGTTATTTATACCATAGAAAGGTTTCTGTCTCTACAAAAATCTTTTACATCGATGATCCAAAAAGGCTGAAGTAGCTGTATAAGGGAGGACTTCCCCAGGGGCCGgggttccctcatagctcagttggtaaagaatccgcctgcaatgcaggagacctggttcaattcctgggtcaggatgatcctctggagaagggataggatacccactccagtattcttgggcttcccttgtggctcagctggtaaagaatctacctgcaatgtgggagacctgggtttgatccctgggctgggaagatttccctggagaagggaaaggctacccactccagtattctggcctggagaattccatggactatatactccatggggttgcaaagagttggacacgattgagcagctttcactttcactttccctggtggcagagtgggtaagaatccacttgccaatgcaggagacgcagaagatgcaggtttaatccctgggtcgggaagatcccctggagaaggaaatggtaacctactctaatattcttgcctgggaaattctatggacagaggagcctggtgggtatagtccatggggtcgcaaaacagtctgacatgacttagcgactaagcaacaacaatatgTGGATCATACCAGGTTGATATACCAGGGAAGAAACAGTCCCTTCTCTCACAGTCTTTACATTCTACAGGGGGAGATGGAAAACAAACGCAAAATGcaatttaatttccaaaacatttcaCTGAACACATGACTTCCTTATTTCCTTATCTGTTCTCTTCTTAAATCGAGCACAGCTCTGGGCCGGCTAAGTCATTAATGCCATGCAATATCCTCAGTGAAGAGGCGCATCCTCCTTTGTAAACACACAGCTCTGTAAAGCCAGTGCCACTGGGAGGCATCAGCTTGTCACCAGGTTCACAACTCCAGACTTCCATGGAAGGCTTGCACAGTGAGACTCCATACCCAGATTTCAATATTGAGAAGCAAAAAAGCTCACTAGGATCCTTTTCAAAACCAAAGAGTAGTAACAGATTCACTAGTTCTCGAATACTAACATGTGCTATACAAACAGCAATCAGTTTACCTGGGCAAAAGCCAAGTTCAGCACCGTTTCAGAGGCCAAATGCTGCAACCGGTACTCCTTGGAGAGAGCCAGGGCCTGCAGGAGCACGGGCAGTGCGATGGTCGGGGAGGAAGATCGCCAGTACAGCTCCGCCACAGACAGCAGGACACTGCCCGCAAAGAGGAAGGCACGTGTGAGGATAACCAGCACAAAGCACCTCCCAGGGGAGACGCACAAAAGCCCTCCCTTACCTGATCACCATTTCCGTATTCCTGGTTCTCTGACAATGAATCAACAATTTCTGTAGAAGCTTGTGTGCCTCTGACATTTGGTTCTGAGCCTGTAGGACAATTGCTTTTctgacacagaaagaaaatagatgtGAATGGTTATGTCACTGTTTTGCGAGGGTTGTAAGTAGAGTCAGCTTCAGGGTTAGAATTGCTGCTTCCTCAATTAGAATGTAAACCTCCCAAGGGGAATAAATGCATCTGATATAGTTtgtgttaaaagagaaaaaaaaagtgtatgtgtgtctctgtgagcacatatgtgaacacacacacacacacatatacatgcacacaagaaaaaaatctggaatgAGATAGCATGTTAGGATTATCTCTGAATAACTTaactttctccattttgcttATTTGGATTTTCTAACGGCCTGTAATAAACAggtaataaacagaaaaaaaaaatttttttcctaggccaaagttaataaattaattcacagacaaaacaaataagaataaagccatttgagaattatttcattttggggttgagttttcaaattttcttaccTATATACACCCTCTATGCTATTAAGAGCTGTGATTCCTGTAACAAGTGAATCAGCTAAATGATATTTGCCATCATTCATTGCTCTGTCAAACTGTATTTTTTGATCACACAGCATCCAtaactaatgagaaaaaaaaaaaaacaaaaacagaatgacAGATGTTCACCTCATTATTCAATAGAAACAAAAGTATTTTGGCTCACTTAGCAAATATCCTTGCAattcacacacattttttttttagacttaaaaaaattttttttaatatttcaagtatttaaagaaaaagcactatataaaataaacacatgtgTGGCAACCATCAATTTGTCAAATCACAACATTCTGCTTTATTTGCTTTAGATACTGTTACACGTTGAGGTCCTTTGAAAATTCCATTCTCCTCTCTGTTTTCAAAGGAAACATTTGAtttattatcattcccattcatgtttttatacttttacaaAATAACTACTCATCCTGAAACAATACATAGTATGaccttacatttttttaaactttgtataaataaacagaatcatactGTATGCATTCTTTGACAACTTGCTTTTGAGCTCAACATTATTCAGGGGGTGCTTATGCATGTTAATACAAGTAGTTCTAATTAATTTCTTTTCACTGGTGAACAGTTTTCAGTTGTATGAAAACATGGCAACTTATCTATTCTCGTGTTGATGGTAGTTCCAATTTCTCACTTTTCTGAACAGTGCTGCAGCAGACACTCTCCTACATCACCTGGGTGCAATACTTACCCTGGGTACAAGCAAGCAGCAGAAAGGCTGGGCTGTAGGATATATGCACCTTCTCCTTAACACAGCGCCCGTTTGTTCTTTAAATGGGTCATGGCCGTTTACACTCCCCATTGGCAGTGTATGATATCTTATTGCTTCACACACTCACCAACAATCAGTGGTGTCAGATATTTTACTTCTGGCCAATCTGATGGGTATGAAATATCTcactgttttttcatttgtatttcccttGATCAATAGCCAGGTTGAGTACCTTTCCATCTATTTATCAGCCCTATATAGatgtattttgtagaatgtgagttaaattgtctttttctttactgTGCACCTTCTTTAAAAGTGGCTAGAATGGTAACCATGAGCACTACCACAGAACCACGCTTAATTCTTTATTCCCCACAGCATCCTTGGGTGCTAAGCTTCTATTTAGTTTGCTCACCGCCTTTCTGTCTGGGTACTTTGAATTTAGCTCACAGTCTGCTGAAAGCAGCAATGAGATCCCAGCACAGCGTATAAGCAGATGGGCATCCACACCATATCTACTGAGGTGGGGCCAACAACCCACATGACTGGGAGCCTTCCTCTAGGGACCAACAGTAGGAGATCCTCGGGCCATGGTCTCTTATGATTTCAAATTCCCTTATCATCTGAAGGCTAAACTGGATAAGGGGAGGAATAGAAAGAGGACCCTCGTAATAGATTTTCTTGGCCCCATCAGAGATGGAAATCAGTGCAACAAGGAACAGAGAGCCTAGGACTGCTTTATAAAGCTCCTTCCCTCTGGATACAACATCTGCCAAAAAGGTTGGCAGCTGGAGCTGCCAAGGAGAAGACAGAGTAACAAAATGGAGACCTAGTTCTCGATCTATCAAAGGACAATCAATTAGAGATATAaggaatattcatttaaaatcatGAAGACAGGAATGAAAAAATATCCTACTATAGTCTCTTTTCAGAGTTAATTTCTCAACCTTGAACACATCTTACAGAGTCTCCTAGGCTGACCAGACGTcacagaaaggaagggaggggagatgcTACAGTATTCCATTTTGATAATAATGCAGTACAAATggtcttttcaaaaataaattgatgACACACAAAAGGCAGGTTACCTGGGCATGCTGACTATTAGGTGGGAATCTCTCCTTCAAGTGCTTTAACACTTCTGAAGCGGCGGCGAAACAGCCCTGAAAGAGAAAGCCATGGTTTGCTTAGCACACCTGTGCTGATGCCCGACCTGCTGCCCCACTCACAGGATGTTGCTCTGACTCACCTGTTCTTGGtgcagcaacctggatgcccCTAGGTGGAGACTGGCAAATATCAAAGGGTCTTTTTTTTTAGGCTCTAACGTACTTCAcatatacttaaaataattttttttaattacatgtgTCACCCATGTTCACTCTAGgaaaaaaacttacaaaataCATGTGAACAATGAGAAAAACACAAATTACTTTTAATCTCACAGAAGATAATCATAGTAATTTCTTGGCACATACCCTTCTGAACTTCTCATATGCACATGAATATAAAACATGTAAGTATTCCAAAAATAGGTTTATTCACCATTTTTAAACATTGCCTATAGAACTCTTTaccacacagtaggcactcaataaatattttttgaatgaatgactcTTTCCAGTGTCAACAAGCTCAAATCTATACACCATAGTATTTTATTAGGTGAATAAATTATAGTCCACCAAAATCATCTCCTTGCTTGGAATATTTTGATTGCTTccaatttcttccattttaaaaatgctagaaTGATTATCTTactgcatatatcttttcatacTTGCccaattatttccttaggataataccttagaagtagaattgctaggcTAAGTGGTAGGCACGTTTACGCTTTTTGACACATGTATTactaaactgggcttccctggtggctcagacgttaaagaatctgtctgcaatgcaggagacctgggttcaatcccttggtcaggaagattccctggagatgagaatggcaacccattctagtaccCTTGCCTACAAAATttcatggtcagagaagcctggtgggctacagtccatggggtcacaaaggagtcggacacgacgagcaactaacacacacacacattactaaATTACCATATAGAAATGTACCaaatacttttcttttgtttttatttgtcttaCATTTTGgctgcgtggcatgtgggatcccagttccctaaATAGGGGTCagactcatgccccctgcagtagaagcacagagttctaaccactggaccgccagggaagttccctcagAAATATACCAAGTACTTTTACACCGGCATCCTACACCTTTCTCCTCCCCTTATGTTTAAGCTTCTTTGCCTACTTGTTTGGTGAAACTGGTTATTTCACTGTAttaattttaacttctttaatGACTAGATTGaagttttttcatgttttataatcatttatgtttttttctatgaACACATGTCCATGTCTTTTTCACATTGCTAAATTGCTATTTATCTTATTAACCAAAAAGCTTTCCAATTTATCCCAATCCTTTGATAAagtaatttatctttaaaaaaaaaatgtttatttattttgctgtgccaggtcttagctggggcacgcaggatcttccatcttcactgtggcatATAGGACctttagttgcggcacatgggatctagttccctgaccagggatcaaacctaggccccctgcgttgggagaacaaagtcttagcctctggaccaccagggaagaccctgattAGGTAATGTATCTTCAGTCTATAAAGAAGCTCACGTAAGACCACAAGTGAACTTCTATTTGAGTAGATGAAATGGAAAGTACACTGAATTACAATAGAAGAtcattaatctttttatttttgtgattttaattggCTAATCTTGCCAGTTATTTTCATGACTACCCTACGGAGTTGGGCATGTGGATGTAGACGGCTGTCAAACCTTCAGGCCAAGAAGAAGGAACAGTGCACAATTGGCAACACTCGCCCAAAACATTCCCATCATGACCTGTCACTTCCTGAGGCCGGGAGAGGAACGTGACACAGTGAATCAGAATTACACAGAAAGAGCAAAGGGGGCCAGCTCTCTTAACACTTCCTCTGGGCTGTAGGAGGAAGCTTGCCAACAGCAGCTCAGACCCCATCACTTCTCTACAGGTTCACCCAAGCTCCAGACAACTACCATATACCAAAGGGCAGCATCCAGTTTATCTGGAGATCAATTTCAGGATACAACTTGAAGcacacacaaaggaaataaaagagcaaATAGAAACTCGTGATAAAACAGCCTTCTCTGTAGCTGGCCAAGCTTAATTTCATAGGTGTAAATCTAATCTGTGTAATTGAAAATGTGACAGTCATCAGCCCAGTGGGTTTATCTACATGGTCGATGTTCTAACATTAGAGAAGTCTTTCTAAGGCAGGTTGAGGAGCGGTGGGGAAAGGGACTGAATGGAAATAAAGCAGCCACCTTCTTTTAGCTATGCAATTAGAGGCTTCCAATGGAATCAGGTGATGATGAGGGCTTTCACACAAGCCCAGAGATGGAAGCAGGGGCGGGAGATGGAAAGATTAACACAGAATCAAAGAGCGAGATTACTTTTCAAGTCTAACCCCCAGTAAAAATCACAGAACAATTAACAACTGGCCTTGGAGAAAGTGTTAAAGCTAAAGAAGTGAGCCAAGACCAGATTTCTGTCAAGTAGTTCTCCATTCcagcagaaaagaaataatttctaccATACATAACCCAAAAAGGACCAAAGGgaagttctgtttatttttacttttttggttgtgctgcttggcttgcaggatcttagttccctaaccagggattgaacctggacacTCGGTAGTGAAATCGTGGACTCCTAAACACTGGACAGCCAAAGAATTCCCTATTTCACTGTTTAAGGCTTGTGAGAAAggtgcttcccaagtggctcaacggtaaagaatccatccgcctgccaatgcgggagacgcaggttcaatccctgggttgggaagatttcctggagaaggaaatggcaactcactccagcattcttgcctggaaaatctcatgggcagaggaacctggggggctacagcccatggggtcacaaagaggcagacatgactgaatgactaaataacaacaagagTAGGGAGAATCCTATGTTAAAGAGTCACCAGGGGacactttaaatgggtggatTGTGGggcatgtgaattacatctcaataaagttgtgggggaaaaaagtcaaCATGAAGCTTATACCAATACCTAACGGAATGCGCCCTGACTCATTTGTTACAAATGCTCCGCTTAACCAAGGCACCAGCAGAGGAAAAGAATCAATGTTAAAGAGGTTCCAGTGCCATTACAAGAAGGAGAAAGTGATTAATGTGCAGCATTCCTGGAGGAAAGCAAACGGCAAGAGCAGCTGGCCTGTTTTGATGTCAGGAAGCATGGGTGATGCTTCCCAGGTACAAGAAGAAAGCAGCTGACGGAGGTGCAGGCAGATGCCATGGCCAGAGTCCATTCACGCTGTTTCCACAGCTAGTTAGAGGATcataaaatgctaaaatatgtCCAGTAGAGAGAAGTATTTACAGACTTCTGAAAGGGGAGGAAACCACTCAAGGATCTTCAGGCTGCGGATTAAAGAATATTGAGTGCTGTGATGCAACCTAGCGATCATTATACCACAAAGAGGTGGAGAAAATAATATGATCAAGGAAATGCACTTACAGCAAGGCAGCAGTTAGAGCTGGCTCTAGATAAGAGCGTTCCCCGACCTTTTCTGATGAAAGACGTTTTTgagcaaagggaaaagaaagccaAGAGCAACATGAGCAACCCTTGCATCAATCCCCTATAAAGAGATTTATGTAAAATTACTTGGGCTGTAAGTCAAGGTTACGCCATACTCCCAATGTCTTTCTTTTAAATCAGTAAGCCTTGGGTTGAAGATCTGACACTGACATTCACTGGTCGTGGGTCTGGGACTTCGCTCCTGGGAACTcagtttctcttctgtgaaatcGGATGATACCAAAGCTGACCTGATGGAGCTACTGTGAGGGATCTGAATGATCACACATGGAAATCACTGACCACAGAGCCCGGCACAGAACAAATATATGACATACCTTAGCTGTTATCATTTTAGCTGTGTTCTTATTATGTTCTTCCCTTTCCCACAAACACACAGCTCTTCCACCCTAAATTTCAAAGACTCCTTCTTATTCCATCTGCTACCTAGAAATAGCTGATCTCTTAGTCCCCTCCCCGATGCCAGAAGAGGTCCTCAGCTCCACAAACCTTGCAGACTCTATACCCAGTCCATTTCTACTCATGGGATTTCACCCTTTCCGCCACCTCCATCCAACCAGAGCTGTCTGTGCTTTTCTCAAGCACTagaggagagaaatggaagagCCTGCACTGCTCTGGAAGCACACTGGCCCGGTCACCTGCCTACCTGCTCTGCGTGCAGCTCAGCGAGGTGACAGAGCGCCACAGCAAATGACTCCGTGTTGTTCTGCTGCACGCCTGCGTTCACGGACTCCAGGCTGTTCATGCTCAGCAACATCTGGGCTTGCTGCAGGGCCATAGTGCTGGGGAGGGGACGAAAAGGCATCCCTGTCAGTCAAGAGATCCAGGTGCCCCTCAGCTACACCCTACAGTTACCCCAAGAGGAAATGGAGGAGGTGACGCCTTTCTGCAAGCTCTGGCTCCGTGAGAGTAGCTGTCTCCCAATGCTGGGCCTCCTGTCCTCGGGACAAGGAGAGCAGGAAAGCCTCAAAGGTGTGGCCTCAAAGGAAACACGTGGTGGTTATGACACAACTGGGAGCTCCAAGCTCcagacctccccccacccccacctctaaTCTTCCCTGGGGACACAGCATGTTAATTAGCTTTCACAGTAAATTCAGACCTGATGCCATCTTGGCACCAGCTGCTctgacagtggaagcagtggccaGTGTCTGCATCTGTTTCACACCACACTGTGccaaaaattatttcaagtacaaaaacaagactgataCAATAGGCACTTCCTTTCATCACTGAATTCCTAGAAACAGCAGATTGTCTAGGTGAGAGGTGAGGTAGCGACAGGGCTTCAGGATTAAAAATCTGGTTCAGAATTTACTTCCAAgcttggacatgaacttgagcaaactctaggagagagtggaggacagaggagcctggcgggctgcagtccacagggtcgtaaagagtcagacatgacttagcaactgaacagcaacaaaggagGATAAATGGGAATTACACACCAGGCCGGAGATGGTCCAGAGAACACACCCTGGTTAACAGGGAAGCAGCTTTCATTATGTAACAGCTTTGGGGTTAAGAGGGTGCTCAACTTGAGTGACCCATGGCATCTCAGAGCACAGGGACGTGGTGTTTGGAGTCCAAGGACCTCAGTTTGAGTGTGGAGGTCCATGCTTGTTAACTTGTTAACTCATTTGTTATCTGGGGCAGATCAGATGTGTGAACCTTGTCCTGTGCATCCGAGAATGGAGATCACCCCCAGTTACCTCCCAGAGCAGTTGGGAGGAGTAAATAAAAACAGGCAGagaaggagcttccctggtgatctagtggttaggagtctgctttgcaatgcaggggacaccggtccAATCCCCGGTCatggaagatctcacatgcctcagggcaactaagcctgcggaCCACAACTACAGAGCACAAGTTCTACAGCccctgggccacaactactgaagcccacgtgtctGAGAACGAGGCcgcacaacaagagaagccactgcaatgagaagcctgtgcaccccaactagagagtaggcctgcctgctgcaactagagaaagcctgcacgcagcaacgacgacccagtgaagccaaaaataaactaattaattaattaattttaaaaagaagtagattaaaaaaaaaatgggcataggaaAAACCTTTGCAAAGTCTGTGtacaaagtagaaaatatttaaaaattttaaagtactttcTTTAACCCCCTGCAAAAACAACCTCCATCCATTTGGCCCTCACAGCACCAGTCTTCTGGCTTCCGCTCATCTGTAAGAGGACTTGTGTCCTTGCAGCCTTGATGGTGGGCTTGAAGACGCACCTACGGCCATAGAGTCTCCAGATGGCTGTCTTCTGGGCGATGCTGATATCGATGAGCTCTGATAggctgtgcttccagtgcaggaggtccGAGTCCTTTAGGGCATCCATAAGTTTGTTTGCCGTCTTTCCAGCAAAAGCTCTCTGCTGAACCAGGGACTGTATTCCTAGGGAGGCGAGGTACTAAGGAGACAGACATAGGCACAACTCAAGATAGAGATGACAAGACAGAATTTGTTTTGCTCTTCAGAAAGTTGGGATATTTCAACACGTGCTCAATGACATCACTATTTATAAAGAAAGTACCTGCAGCCTGACCCTAACCCATATGAGAAATGTTCCTGAAAAACTAGAGGATGGAAGAGAAGCTAATGGTACAGTGAGAAGGGCCAGCTCTGAAGTTAAATGGATCTGGACTTAAACACTGCCTCTGCTGCTGACTGTGTGACCTAGGGCCAGTCACTTAGCTTCTTACACAagcccatctgtaaaatgggcatcaaACCTATCATGCAGActtattttaaggattaaaatGACATAGTATATGTCAAACAGTGCTGGGTACATTACGTAGTAGGAGATTAAGGGAAAAAATGCATATTAGGAGCATAACTATTTCTTCATTAATTTCTGGTATAATTTTCAAGGATGAAAGCTCAACTAAAAAAAGTCCACTCAAATCCATAACAAAAATTGTGCTTATAAAGtctatctgtttttttttttttgagacagaaTAAGGTTCTTAGAGCAATAGCAATCTAGATTCTACAGTCATTACAACTTCATGTGTAGGACTTGTGCCCTTTCAATGCCCCTCAGTATCTGTCATTGGAGAATATAGGTTTACTGGTTTGTGGCTTTGTTTAGTACTTAAAACAAGGATCAGCAAATTTGTTCTATAAAGGACCAGAGAGTAAATAATTTAGGGTTTGCAGGCCACATTTGGTTTATGCCACATatccttctttgttttttccccccaactatttaaaaatgtaaaacccaTTCTTAGCTTGAGGGCCATACAGAAGCAGGCAGAGAGCCAGGTTTGGCCTGTAGGCTATAGAGTTTGCCAGtcactggttttctttcttaaaaattttctaaataaagatGTGGTAGCTTAGTGTTGATCAATACACTAAACAAAGATCTCATCAAATTGATAAATGGAACTTTCACGGATGTTATTAGGataagaggaggagagggaaatcTATTCAAAGAATTTAGTGGTTTAATTAATAATTAAGGTCACATGAAACTACCAAGAATAAAACCACCCTAATTGTTTAAATAATCTCATAGAAAGATGAGCCTTACTGGTAACCCAAAATGTACAGCCTTCTTCACAGAATGTTCCAGCAGAACATAGCTATCAGATCTCTTCTGTCCCAGCACGTAAAGCCAGCTCTGGCAAGAGAAGTCATCAAAATGTATCAAAACAACGATAATGGCTAATGTTCTACTGAAAGCATCAGCGTGGTTATAAGAACAAATTAACAAGGGACAAAATAAGCCCTCTAAAACACACTTTCACAAATTATGAACTGAAATGAAACCCATCTAACACATTAAAACCATCAGACTGAAATAAACAAGCCATTTATCTTCTTCACCTCTGAGAGCCGTGAGTGGCAaatgttccagaaaaaaaaagacatgaggcCTGTGGAAGCCTTGGA from Cervus canadensis isolate Bull #8, Minnesota chromosome 1, ASM1932006v1, whole genome shotgun sequence includes:
- the ANAPC5 gene encoding anaphase-promoting complex subunit 5 — encoded protein: MASVHESLYFNPMMTNGVVHANVFGIKDWVTPYKIAVLVLLNEMGRTGEGAVSLMERRRLNQLLLPLLQGPDITLSKLYKLIEESCPQLANSVQIRIKLMAEGELKDMEQFFDDLSDSFSGTEPEVHKTSVVGLFLRHMILAYSKLSFSQVFKLYTALQQYFQNGEKKTMEDADMELASREEGERKMEKEELDVSIREEEVSCSGPLSQKQAEFFLSQQASLLKNDETKALTPASLQKELNNLLKFNPDFAEAHYLSYLNNLRVQDVFSSTHSLLHYFDRLILTGAESKSNGEEGYGRSLRYAALNLAALHCRFGHYQQAELALQEAIRIAQESNDHVCLQHCLSWLYVLGQKRSDSYVLLEHSVKKAVHFGLPYLASLGIQSLVQQRAFAGKTANKLMDALKDSDLLHWKHSLSELIDISIAQKTAIWRLYGRSTMALQQAQMLLSMNSLESVNAGVQQNNTESFAVALCHLAELHAEQGCFAAASEVLKHLKERFPPNSQHAQLWMLCDQKIQFDRAMNDGKYHLADSLVTGITALNSIEGVYRKAIVLQAQNQMSEAHKLLQKLLIHCQRTRNTEMVISVLLSVAELYWRSSSPTIALPVLLQALALSKEYRLQHLASETVLNLAFAQLILGIPEQALSLLHMAIEPILADGAVLDKGRAMFLVAKCQVASAASCEPLKKAEALEAAIENLNEAKNYFAKVDCKEQIRDVVYFQARLYHTLGKTQERNRCAMLFRQLHQDLPFHGVPLINLL